Proteins from a genomic interval of Henckelia pumila isolate YLH828 unplaced genomic scaffold, ASM3356847v2 CTG_170, whole genome shotgun sequence:
- the LOC140870681 gene encoding uncharacterized mitochondrial protein AtMg00860-like has protein sequence MTTRGVGLGNFPVVNEFPDVFSDEIPSFPPVQEVEFGIELFLGTSPISRAPYRMAPQLYAKLSKCEFWIDRVVFLGHVISSKGVSVDPSKIEAVLNKSRPTKVAEIRSFLGLAGYYHHFIANFLQLARTLTQLTWKGVSFGWSSDCEEIFCELRRWLTFAPVLALTSGSGGYVVYIDASLQGLECVLTQNGHVIAYASR, from the exons ATGACCACTAGGGGTGTTGGTTTGGGTAATTTTCCAGTAGTTAATGAATTTCCTGATGTCTTTTCTGACGAGATTCCTAGTTTTCCTCCTGTTCaggaagttgagtttggcatcGAGTTATTTCTAGGGACGTCACCTATTTCTCGTGCACCATATCGTATGGCTCC GCAACTGTATGCAAAactgagtaagtgtgaattctggattGATCGCGTGGTGTTTCTGGGCCACGTTATATCTAGTAAAGGAGTttcagttgatccaagcaagattgaggctgtgtTGAACAAGTCGCGTCCGACGAAAgtggctgagatccgtagttttctgggtctggcAGGGTATTATCATCATTTCATCGCGAATTTCTTGCAGCTAGCTCGAACATTGACACAACTTACTTGGAAAGGCGTATCTTTTGGGTGGTCCTCAGATTGTGAAGAAATTTTTTGTGAGCTTCGTCGATGGTTGACTTTTGCACCTGTGTTGGCATTAACGTCTGGTTCTGGAGGGTATGTTGTGTATATCGATGCCTCCCTGCAAGGGTTAGAATGTgtcttgactcagaatgggcatgtaatTGCGTACGCTTCTAGATAG